ACACTAACACAAAGGAGAATGAGAACAAGTCTTATTATTATTTAATATATATAGAATTGAGAAGAAGGCAGTGATATGAATACTCACTCTAAACCCAAGGAAATAGGTTTAGGATTCGATACATGAGGGTGCTAATAATTAGAGGTCAACCCTCTGAGACAACCCTTCGATCATGGCTTGCCAACGCTGGGTAAAACTGCCTTTGCGCAATTTGCCGAAATCATCGACATGCCAGATCAAAACGGATTTATCCAACCCCCGCAGCTGCTTATGCCCGGGTCTTTTACTGGTAAGACAGAGTCTGGGCACGCCTTCAACCGTAGCCTGATAGTTATCGACAATGGGCAGCAGTGTTGCCGCAGCCAGCCCATACAACTCCCCTTTGTCAGCAACCACCTGCATAACCTGAAAGTTCATCAATTTTTGACCCAGCGTTAACTGCATGCTGCGTAGCTGAGCGCCTATTTGCTGATAATTATTCTTCAAAATTTGAATCTGAGCAGCCTTACGCTCAGGGTTGAAATGACCCTGGCTTACAACCGACTCAAGATCACGCTGAATAATACCCAGCATCACCAGCGCATTGGCCGGGTTTAACCAAAAATATTCCAGATCGTCGGTACTCTGTCCCGAGGTAATTGCTACACGTTCACCACCCGGCACCAGCGCCTGGGCGGCATCAATATAGATCACACCGATATTGCGCAAGCGCAGTGCCGGATAGGGGTCAACATCAGGCCAGACGGAGGTCATACCGACAACAACATCTGCACGCGGATAATCATCGGGGCTTGTTCGATTTAACCAGCCCGGAATACGCTTTATCGAATAGTTATCAGGCGGTAGATAGCTGACATCAATCGCCGTATCACGGGTCAGCTCCTCCACCATGCTAAAAATAACAGGCACGGCCGTCACCAACAGCAAGTTGTCATCAACCGAACCGTTGGCACCACGAGCATAGCCTGATGCGCCAATCATTAAACTGACAATCATTGTTCGTACAAGGGTCGGCGTGGCAAAGCTCAAATATCGCGCAGATGGCATAACTCAGGCCTCAACCAGAACGGTAGAAAAAAACTGCCTATAGACAAGGCAGATAAGAAACCAACCGCATGCAAACAGAATAATGGCAGGGCCAGCGGATACCGGCCACTGACCATACATCGGAACCAACACACCCAGAACCGCTGCGGTTGTGGAGAAAAATACGGAAAGAATGATTAGCTGCTTAAGGTCAGAGGCCACCAGTCGCGCACTCGCGGCGGGAATTAATAACAAAGCTCCAACCAAAATAGCGCCAATAATTTTGACGGAGGCAACCGTAATCAAAGCGATCATGGTGACAAAGGCGTAGTCATGAGCACGGGTATTCACGCCCTGGCTATGAGCCACTTCCGGCGATACCGCAACCAGAAAGGCAAAATTCCCATAGCGATAACAGAGTAACGCAACCAGAGTGCAGATAACCGCCAGCATGATCAGGTCTGTCACCGAAGCCACCAGAATTGAGCCAAACATCACCTGCTCGATCAGGTGCGCATTGATATGCTTGGCCACGTACAATAACAGGGCTGCACCCATCGCCAGAGCAAAGGAAAGGAAAACACCGATCAGCGCATCATAGTGAATGGTGGTTCTTCCCTTGATCCACTGCAGTAACAGTGCAAACAGCATCGAAAAACTGAACAAGCTGATAAGCGGCGCCTCAACCGGCTCACCCAACAGAATGCCAATACTGACGCCCGTCAACACACTGTGCCCCACCGCTTCGGATAAAAAAGCCAAACGCTTGACCACCACCAGGGTTCCCAATAAACCAAGCAAGGGGCCGATCATCAGGCTAGCCAACAAGGCATTGATTAAAAATTCATAAGCAAACATCGGCGGCAGAAAACCCTGTCCAACCCAGCTGGCAAATTGTAGATAAATAGATTCCATATTAGTTCTGTACTAAAACCGGTGAAGAAAGAGATCCATCGGCTACCTTCCCGGGTTCGCCTGATGCAGTGGAATACTCGGCCAAACACCCT
This genomic window from Aestuariirhabdus haliotis contains:
- a CDS encoding metal ABC transporter substrate-binding protein: MPSARYLSFATPTLVRTMIVSLMIGASGYARGANGSVDDNLLLVTAVPVIFSMVEELTRDTAIDVSYLPPDNYSIKRIPGWLNRTSPDDYPRADVVVGMTSVWPDVDPYPALRLRNIGVIYIDAAQALVPGGERVAITSGQSTDDLEYFWLNPANALVMLGIIQRDLESVVSQGHFNPERKAAQIQILKNNYQQIGAQLRSMQLTLGQKLMNFQVMQVVADKGELYGLAAATLLPIVDNYQATVEGVPRLCLTSKRPGHKQLRGLDKSVLIWHVDDFGKLRKGSFTQRWQAMIEGLSQRVDL
- a CDS encoding metal ABC transporter permease, coding for MESIYLQFASWVGQGFLPPMFAYEFLINALLASLMIGPLLGLLGTLVVVKRLAFLSEAVGHSVLTGVSIGILLGEPVEAPLISLFSFSMLFALLLQWIKGRTTIHYDALIGVFLSFALAMGAALLLYVAKHINAHLIEQVMFGSILVASVTDLIMLAVICTLVALLCYRYGNFAFLVAVSPEVAHSQGVNTRAHDYAFVTMIALITVASVKIIGAILVGALLLIPAASARLVASDLKQLIILSVFFSTTAAVLGVLVPMYGQWPVSAGPAIILFACGWFLICLVYRQFFSTVLVEA